Genomic segment of Kibdelosporangium phytohabitans:
GTCGACCTGCCGGGCGAGTTCACCCCTGCCGCCGGGGCGTTGCTCGCCGCGGTCCTGTCCGGCGCGACCGGCGAGGACCAAGTGGCGATCCGCGACGACCGGTTGCTGGGCCGCCGCCTGACACCAGGAGCGCCTGTCGTCCAGGACGGGCCGGAATGGCGGCCTCGGGGCACAGTGCTGGTGACCGGTGGAACCGGTGCGCTCGGGGTGCACGTGTCACGCTGGTTGGCGCGTCGCGGTGCCCGGCACCTGGTCCTGACCAGCCGCAGCGGCCCGGCCGCGCCCGGGGCCGACGACCTGGTCACGGAACTGGCCGAGCGGGGAACCCGCGTCACGGTCGTCGCGTGTGACATCGCCGATCGCGAGTCGCTGGCCGCCTTGCTCGACGAACACCCCGTCGACGCCGTGGTGCACGCCGCCGGTGTCCTGGCGGAGAGGGAAACCGCCGAGCTGACACCCGCCGAACTGGCGACCGTCCTGAGTGCCAAGGCGACAGGCGCGTCCCTGCTGCACGAACTCACCGCGGACCGGCCGTTGTCGGCGTTCGTGCTGTTCTCGTCCGGGTCCGGCATCTGGGGTGCGGCGCGGCAGGCCGCCTACGGCGCCGCCAACGCCTACTTGGACGCGCTGGCCGAGTACCGCCGAGGTCTCGGCCTTCCCGCCACCTCGGTGGCGTGGGGTGCGTGGGCGGGCAAAGGAATGGCCGCCGAGCAGGACTGGGAAGCGATCGGCATGACGCCCATGCGGGCACCGGCCGCGCTGGCGCAGCTGGGCTGGGCGTTGCGCACCGGGCAGAGCAGTCTCGTGGTGGCGGACATCGACCGGGACAGGTTCGGCGCGGTGCTCGGCGTTGCTCGCCGGACGTCCTTGCTGGGCAGGGCGACCGGAGTTCGGCCGCAGCGGTCCGATGTGGACTTCCTCGCCCTCGTCCGGGCCGAGGCCGCCGCGGTGCTCGGGCACGACGACGCCGCCGCGGTCGAACCGGACCGTGGCTTCCGCGACCAGGGGTTCGAGTCGCTGACCTCGGTCGAACTGCGCAACCGGCTCGCGGCGGCGACGGGCGCCGTTCTGCCGACGACGGTCCTGTTCGACTACCCGACACCGCGGCTGCTGGCCAGGCGCCTGCGGGGCGACGGTGGGCGTGTCGCCACGGTCGCGCGGACGAACCCGGTGGACGAGCCGGTCGCGATCATCGCGATGAGCTGCCGCCTGCCCGGCGGCGTGCGGACACCCGACGACCTGTGGCGAATCGTCGCCGACGAGGTCGACGCGCTGGGCGAGTTCCCGGCCGACCGCGGCTGGGACCTGCGCTCGTTGCGGCGCGACAGCGTCACCCGGTACGGCGGATTCCTCTACGACGCCGGTGATTTCGACCCGGCTTTCTTCGACATCTCGCCCCGCGAGGCGACCGCGATGGACCCGCAGCAGCGGGTGACGCTCGAGGTCGCGTGGGAGGCGTTCGAACGGGCGGGCATCGACGCCGAGTCGTTGCGCGGCACCCGGACAGGCGTGTTCATGGGTGCGATGACCCAGGACTACGGCCCCAGGTTGCACGAGGCGGACGCCCTCGGCGGGCATGTGCTGACCGGCAACACCGGCAGTGTCGTGTCCGGTCGAGTGTCCTATGTGTTCGGGCTGTCCGGTCCATCGCTCACTGTGGACACCGGGTGTTCGTCGTCGCTGGTGGCGTTGCACTTGGCGGCGCAGGCGCTGCGCGGTGGCGAGTGCTCGCTCGCTCTGGCGGGCGGTGTGACGGTGATGTCCGAGCCTGGCGTGTTCCTGGAGTTCTCCCGGCAGAACGGCTTGTCCCCGGATGGCCGCTGCAAGTCGTTCGCGGGTGCGGCGGACGGCACCGGCTGGTCGGAGGGCGCGGTGACGCTGGTGCTGGAGCGTCTGTCCGACGCGCGGCGCAACGGCCATGAAGTGCTGGCCGTCATCCGTGGTTCAGCGGTGAACTCCGACGGCGCGTCGAACGGCCTGACCGCGCCCAACGGGCTGGCGCAACAGCGTGTCATCGAGGACGCGTTGGCCTCGGCGGGTCTGCGGCCCGGTGACGTGGACGCCGTCGAAGGGCACGGCACCGGCACTGTGCTGGGTGACCCGATCGAAGCCGGTGCGCTGCTGGCAACCTACGGCAGGGACCGCGCGCGGCCGTTGCTGCTGGGCTCCCTGAAGTCCAACATCGGTCACACCCAGGCCGCGTCCGGCGTCGCCGGGCTGATCAAGATGGTGCAGGCGCTGCGGCACGGCCTGCTGCCCAGGACGCTGCACGTCGACGAGCCGTCCCCGCACGTGGACTGGGAGTCCGGCGCGGTCCGGCTGCTGACCGAACCGACCGCCTGGCAGCCGGCGGAGGGGCCGCGGCGCGCCGGGGTGTCCTCGTTCGGGATCAGTGGCACCAACGCACACGTGATCATCGAGGAAGCGCCTGACGCGCCCGACATCCCGGCACCGGCTGAGCGGCCGGTGCCATGGGTGGTGTCCGCTCGTACCCCGGAAGCCCTGCGCGCTCGCGTGGATCAAGTTCTGTCTGTTGTGGACACAGTGCACCCTGTGGATCTGGCGTTCACGTTGGCCGGACGCACGTCCTTCGAGTACCGAACTGTCGTGACGGGGGACCCGGCCGCCGCAAGGTCCGAGGTGGCCGCCCAGGCCGACGCCAGGATTGTGTTCGTTTTCCCCGGTCAGGGTTCGCAGTGGCGGGGCATGGGCGTGGATCTGATGCAGCACAGTCCGGTTTTCGCGCAGCGGATGCGAGAGTGCGCCGCCGCGCTGCGCCCCTACGTGGACTGGGACCTCGTCGAGGCCTTGTCGGACAAGGCGATGCTGGCCCGGGTAGACGTGGTCCAGCCCGCGCTGTGGGCAATGATGGTGTCGCTGGCCGCGTTGTGGCAGTCGTACGGTGTCGTACCGGACGCGGTCGTGGGACACAGCCAGGGCGAGATCGCGGCGGCTGTGGTCGCGGGTGGCTTGTCCTTGGACGACGCCGCCCGTGTGGTCGCGTTGCGTTCCCGGGCGCTGATCCCGCTGGCCGGGCTCGGTGGCATGGCGGCGGTGCCGGTGGCGCCCGCGGATGTCACCGGGATGATCCGGCCGTGGGGCGATCGGCTGTCGATCGCCGCGACCAACGGCCCCGCGTCCACTGTGGTCGCCGGGGACGCCGAGGCGATCGGCGAGTTCGCCGACTCGGACGACCGGGTGCGCCGGATCCAGGTCGACTACGCGTCACACTCGGCTCATGTGGAGCGGATCCGCGACCGGCTGGCAGCCGACCTGGCTCCGGTCGACCCGGTCAGCGGTGACATCGCGTTCTATTCCGCCGTGCTCGGCGAACGCGTCGACACGTCCACACTGGACGCGGAGTACTGGTACACGAACCTGCGCGAGCCGGTCCGGTTCGACCAGGCGGTGGACGCCGCCGTGGCAGCCGGACTCTCGCTGTTCGTCGAGGTCAGCGCGCACCCGGTGCTGACGACCGCGCTGGCCGACACCGAAGCGGCCACGGTCGGGACCCTGCGCCGCGGCGAGGGCGGACTGGAGCATTTCCTCCGCTCGGCCGGGCAGGCCTACTGCCACGGCGCACCCGTGGACTTCGCACCCGCGCTTGCCGGTGGCAGGCACGTGGATCTGCCCACGTACCCGTTCCAGCGGGAAAGGTTCTGGCTCAGCCCCAGCCGCACAGGCGAACGCACGGCCGGGCACCCGTTGCTGGACGCGGTCGTCGAACTGGCCGGCCGGGACGGGCTGGTGCTCACCGGCCGCGTCGACCTCCAGCGGCAACCGTGGCTGGCCGACCACGCTGTCGGCGACACGATCCTGTTCCCCGGCACGGGAATGCTGGAACTCGCGCTGCACGCGGCCGGCCTGCTCGGCGAGTACCGGGTGGACGAACTCACCATCACCACGCCGCTCGTGCTCACGGACGCCGAGGCCGACATCCAGGTCGCGGTCGACAACCTCCGTGTCACTGTCCACTCGCGACGACCAGGCGAAGGGTGGACCGAGCACGCGACCGGTCTGCTCGCCGAGCCCGGCCAGCCAGTGCGGCCGATGACGTGGCCGCCTGACGCCGACGTCGCCGACACTGGGGATCTCTACGAGCGGCTGGCCGCCGCGGGCTACGGCTATGGGCCCGCGTTCCAAGGAGTTCGGCGTGCCTGGCGGCGCGGCGACGAGACATTCGCCGAAGTCGCGGTGCCTGCGGAGGTGGACGGATTCACGTTGCACCCAGCGTTGCTGGACGCCGCGCTGCACCCGATGGTCCTGGCGGGCGGCGTGGACCGGGTGCGCCTGCCGTTCGCGTGGAACGACATCACGCTGCACAGCAGGGCAGCGGCGCGGCTGCGAGTCCGGATCACCCAGCTGGGCAAGGACGCTGTGGCCGTACACGCGACCGACGGCCAAGGAAATCCGGTTGTCACCATCGGCAAGCTGACCTTGCGGGAAAGCACGCTGAGCACAGGTTCACTACTACGCCCGGACTGGGCGCCCGCGACAACGGCGTCAGACGACACCGATGTCGTCGTGGAACACGTTCTCGGCCCGGACGTTCCCAACGTGGTGCGGGAATGGCTGGTCAGAGCACAGGAGTGGGTGGCGAGACCAGCGGACACCCGCCTGGTCGTGGTCACCCGCACCGGCGACCTGGCGGGAGCGGGAGTCCGCGGCCTGATCAGATCCGCGCAGTCCGAACACCCCGGCCGGTTCGCCCTCGTCGAGACGGACAGCTCGGACATCCCGGCCGAGGCGTTGCGGAGTACCGAACCCGAACTCGTGGTGCGTGACGGGAAACTGTTCGTGCCACGGCTGGTGAAGGCATCCGGCGGCGAGAAGGTCACGCTGGACGGCACGGTCCTGATCACAGGTGGCACCGGCACGCTCGGCACGCTCGTCGCCCGGCATCTCGCGTCGAACCACGACGTGCGCCGCCTGGTGCTGGTGAGCCGCAGCGGCGGTACGCCACCCGGGCTGGACTGTGAGGTCGATGTCGTGGCGTGCGACGTGTCCGACCGGTCAGCCGTGGCACAGCTGCTGACGAGCATCGACGATCTCAGGGCGGTCGTGCACACAGCGGGCGTCGTCGACGACGGCGTGCTGGAGTCGTTGACCCCTCGGCAGCTCGACCGGGTGCTGCGCCCGAAGGTCGTCGCAGCGACACACCTGGACGAGCTCACCCGCGACCGCGACCTGGCCGCGTTCGTGCTGTTCTCGTCGGCCGCCGGAGTCCTGGGCACGTCGGGCCAGGCCAACTACGCCGCGGCCAACGTCTGCCTCGACGCACTGGCCGTGCGCCGCAGGTCCCACGGCCTGCCTGCGACGTCGCTCGCCTGGGGTTTCTGGGACCAGCGCACCGGGCTGACCGAACACCTCGACGACACCGACGTGCACCGCCTGGCCCGCCTCGGCCTCAGCCCGCTGTCCACGGAGGCCGGACTGGCGCTGTTCGACATGGCGCTCGGCGTGGACGAACCGGTTCTCGTCCCGCTCGGACTGGACCCCGCGCGACTGGCGACCGGTGATGTCGCACCGGCTTTGCGTTCGCTGGCGCCGAAACGGCCGATCCGCCGGACCGAACGGCGACTGGCCGACGTGCCGGAGCCCGACCGGCCGGAGGCCGCGCTGCGCCTGGTCCGCACCGAAGCCGCGGCCGTTCTCGGCCATGCCGACCCCGCACGCGTACGCGCCGGGCGGCCGTTCCGCGACCTCGGGTTCGACTCGCTCACAGCGGTGGAACTGCGCAACCGGCTGTCGGACGTGACCGGGCTGCGGCTGCCCGCGACGGTCGTGTTCGACCACCCGACTCCGGTCGAGCTGGCCGACCGGCTCGTGGCCGGGCTCAGGCCGGACGGGACGCCGCCGGTGCTGGCCGAGTTGGACCGGTTGGAGGCGAGCATGGCCGGTGAGCTGACGGCCGACGTGCGCGAAGTGGTCCTGCGGCGACTGGCTGTGCTGGTGGGCGCGCCGCAGCCCCAGGCAGCGGATCTGGCGGACGCCAGCGACGACGAACTGTTCGACATCATCCACAACGAGTTCGGGCGGGGGCTTCCGGATGGCCAATGAGGACAAGCTCCGCGATCACCTGAAGTGGGTCACCGGTGAACTGCGGGCGGCCCGTCACCAGCTGGCACGGTTGCAGGAGCGCGAACCCGTCGCCATCGTGGCGATGAGCTGCCGGTTCCCCGGTGGCGTGCGGTCCCCGGAGGACCTGTGGCGGCTGGTCGGCGACGGCCGTGACGCGATCACGGACTTCCCGGCCGACCGGGGCTGGGACATCGAGCGGATGTACGACCCGGACCCGGACCAGCGCGGCAAGACCTACGTGCGGGCAGGCGGGTTCCTGCACGACGCGGCCGACTTCGACGCCGGGTTCTTCGGCATCTCCCCGCGTGAGGCGCTGGCCACGGATCCGCAACAGCGGCTGTTGCTGGAAACGTCGTGGGAGGCGCTGGAGCGGGCCGGGATCGACCCGATGTCGGTGCGCGGCAGCGCGACCGGTGTGTTCGCCGGGATGATGTACCACGACTACGGCTCGCGGATCACCGAGATACCGGACGGCCTCGAGGGGTACGTCAGCAACGGTAGCGCGGCGGGGATGGCCTCCGGGCGCGTCGCCTACACCCTGGGGCTGCAGGGCC
This window contains:
- a CDS encoding type I polyketide synthase — encoded protein: MSVGESFSAALIRNPIAVVGISCRFPGADGPARFRRMLVRGEHAISAPPDGRWAGDTGLERPQGGFVDHVDEFDPGFFGISPKAAAAMDPQQRLALELSWEAFEDAGILPGGPAGVFVGAVADEYGTLLRDRGEAGQHDFTGTQRGIIANRVSYVLGLSGPSMVVDAGQASSLVAVHLAARSLATGECRVALAGGVNLNLLARTTRTIAAFGGLSPDGRCYTFDARANGYVRGEGGGVVVLKPLADAIEDGDRIYGVIAGSAVNNDGGGPGLTAPDQSAQEAVLRAAYDAAGVAPGQVDYVELHGTGTPTGDPVEAAALGAVLGRGRAAPLPVGSVKTNIGHLEGAAGIAGLIKALLMVRYRELVPSLNFDVMNPHIPLDELNLVVQRHDEVLARSLVAGVSSFGMGGTNCHVVVTGPPRERPSSVREIPSVLPWVLSARTPEALREVAARLLRADANPLDLTYSLITHRIRFSRRAVVLGDRQTVIAGLAALADGRSAPGVVTSEVADIPADVSDELKRMAEAEVRGEAVDWSPVVRGGVRADLPTYPFQRKRYWVDDPAPVADRPADRRDLVGFVRTHTASVLGYADPTEVDPALTFKELGADSYLTVKLQDNLETELAVDLPVKVLYDHPTPKDLAAHLAGLRGTAPDAPQRAEVREHEPIAIVGMSCRLPGGVSTPEHLWQLLADGVDAISEFPADRGWDTDGGSGGFLHDAAMFDAGFFGISPREALAMDPQQRLLLETSWEALERAGVVPESLRGTRTGVFVGAMAQDYGPRLHEVTGESQGYALTGNSVSVASGRVAYLLGLDGPAVTVDTACSSSLVALHWAVRALRSGECSLALAGGAAVMANPGMFVEFARQSGLAPDGRCKSFAAGADGTSWAEGAGMLVLERLSDAQRAGHEVLAVIRGSAVNSDGASNGLTAPSGQAQQRVIRLALADSGLEPADVDAVEAHGTGTRLGDPIEAGALLATYGQGRAFPLLLGSVKSNLGHTQAAAGVTGVLKVVLALRHAELPRTLHADRPSPHVDWSSGALSLVTEPSPWPRTGRPRRAAVSSFGISGTNAHLVLEQAPQQQDTSAERGPAPWILSARSVEALRAKAADLATLDRADTRDVAYSLVTTRSALPYRAVAAGPDELRRLADGGGEIVSAGDPGDPVFVFPGQGTQWVGMALALAGQAPVFQARLAACAAALSEFVDWELTEALADEALLSRVDVVQPALWAVMVSLAALWESCGVRPSAVIGHSQGEIAAAVVAGALSLADGARVVALRAQALADLPGDGGMVAVAANVDQVRARLDGRLSIAAVNGPSATVVSGDREALAALVEADPDRARWIPVDYASHSAHVEPIRQRLLDALAPVTARAGRVPFYSTLRGARIDTNELDATYWYDNLRHTVVFEQTSRTLMADGHKLFIEMSPHPVLTGGLTDLGAATAGSLHRDDGGLDRFLLSVGQAYAHGASPDWEAVFPGARRVPLPTYPFQRKHFWLTTAGDRSVTAVERLRHSVTWEALPRPEQAVLTGRWLLIGPDDELTASCAAALTAHGAEVVRDRGGSLDGVVSLLGTAEDTLDLLRSVDAPMWCVTRGAVSTGTADPVRAPAQAMVWGFGRAVALERPDRWGGLVDLPGEFTPAAGALLAAVLSGATGEDQVAIRDDRLLGRRLTPGAPVVQDGPEWRPRGTVLVTGGTGALGVHVSRWLARRGARHLVLTSRSGPAAPGADDLVTELAERGTRVTVVACDIADRESLAALLDEHPVDAVVHAAGVLAERETAELTPAELATVLSAKATGASLLHELTADRPLSAFVLFSSGSGIWGAARQAAYGAANAYLDALAEYRRGLGLPATSVAWGAWAGKGMAAEQDWEAIGMTPMRAPAALAQLGWALRTGQSSLVVADIDRDRFGAVLGVARRTSLLGRATGVRPQRSDVDFLALVRAEAAAVLGHDDAAAVEPDRGFRDQGFESLTSVELRNRLAAATGAVLPTTVLFDYPTPRLLARRLRGDGGRVATVARTNPVDEPVAIIAMSCRLPGGVRTPDDLWRIVADEVDALGEFPADRGWDLRSLRRDSVTRYGGFLYDAGDFDPAFFDISPREATAMDPQQRVTLEVAWEAFERAGIDAESLRGTRTGVFMGAMTQDYGPRLHEADALGGHVLTGNTGSVVSGRVSYVFGLSGPSLTVDTGCSSSLVALHLAAQALRGGECSLALAGGVTVMSEPGVFLEFSRQNGLSPDGRCKSFAGAADGTGWSEGAVTLVLERLSDARRNGHEVLAVIRGSAVNSDGASNGLTAPNGLAQQRVIEDALASAGLRPGDVDAVEGHGTGTVLGDPIEAGALLATYGRDRARPLLLGSLKSNIGHTQAASGVAGLIKMVQALRHGLLPRTLHVDEPSPHVDWESGAVRLLTEPTAWQPAEGPRRAGVSSFGISGTNAHVIIEEAPDAPDIPAPAERPVPWVVSARTPEALRARVDQVLSVVDTVHPVDLAFTLAGRTSFEYRTVVTGDPAAARSEVAAQADARIVFVFPGQGSQWRGMGVDLMQHSPVFAQRMRECAAALRPYVDWDLVEALSDKAMLARVDVVQPALWAMMVSLAALWQSYGVVPDAVVGHSQGEIAAAVVAGGLSLDDAARVVALRSRALIPLAGLGGMAAVPVAPADVTGMIRPWGDRLSIAATNGPASTVVAGDAEAIGEFADSDDRVRRIQVDYASHSAHVERIRDRLAADLAPVDPVSGDIAFYSAVLGERVDTSTLDAEYWYTNLREPVRFDQAVDAAVAAGLSLFVEVSAHPVLTTALADTEAATVGTLRRGEGGLEHFLRSAGQAYCHGAPVDFAPALAGGRHVDLPTYPFQRERFWLSPSRTGERTAGHPLLDAVVELAGRDGLVLTGRVDLQRQPWLADHAVGDTILFPGTGMLELALHAAGLLGEYRVDELTITTPLVLTDAEADIQVAVDNLRVTVHSRRPGEGWTEHATGLLAEPGQPVRPMTWPPDADVADTGDLYERLAAAGYGYGPAFQGVRRAWRRGDETFAEVAVPAEVDGFTLHPALLDAALHPMVLAGGVDRVRLPFAWNDITLHSRAAARLRVRITQLGKDAVAVHATDGQGNPVVTIGKLTLRESTLSTGSLLRPDWAPATTASDDTDVVVEHVLGPDVPNVVREWLVRAQEWVARPADTRLVVVTRTGDLAGAGVRGLIRSAQSEHPGRFALVETDSSDIPAEALRSTEPELVVRDGKLFVPRLVKASGGEKVTLDGTVLITGGTGTLGTLVARHLASNHDVRRLVLVSRSGGTPPGLDCEVDVVACDVSDRSAVAQLLTSIDDLRAVVHTAGVVDDGVLESLTPRQLDRVLRPKVVAATHLDELTRDRDLAAFVLFSSAAGVLGTSGQANYAAANVCLDALAVRRRSHGLPATSLAWGFWDQRTGLTEHLDDTDVHRLARLGLSPLSTEAGLALFDMALGVDEPVLVPLGLDPARLATGDVAPALRSLAPKRPIRRTERRLADVPEPDRPEAALRLVRTEAAAVLGHADPARVRAGRPFRDLGFDSLTAVELRNRLSDVTGLRLPATVVFDHPTPVELADRLVAGLRPDGTPPVLAELDRLEASMAGELTADVREVVLRRLAVLVGAPQPQAADLADASDDELFDIIHNEFGRGLPDGQ